Below is a genomic region from Raphanus sativus cultivar WK10039 unplaced genomic scaffold, ASM80110v3 Scaffold5558, whole genome shotgun sequence.
ATGGGGAGGGTACGTGTATCCGTGGATAGAGGCGATGTCGACGTCGTACACATGGCTGGAGGAGATAAGGCTGAAGAGGATGGTGACAAGTCTCGTGACCAGGTCTAGTGTTTCCCCTAAACCTTGCCTTGGCTTTCAATTGAAAATGGTGTGAGATTTGTTGCTGAAAATTCTGAGTTTTCTGTGGGATGGATGCAGCCAGGACCACGGGAGTTTTCAAATCAGTGCCTGATAAAGAGAAACAAGAGGACATCAACCTTCTACTTGTATCTCACCCTCACTCCATGTAAGCAAATTCCAAaagcttttttttctcttattttgaCTTGCTTTGATTATGTCAAATCTTGGGTGGAAAGATATGACTTCtgaagtcaaaaaaaaaagatatgactTCTATCAAAAAATCTG
It encodes:
- the LOC130507755 gene encoding tubby-like F-box protein 1, whose translation is MGRVRVSVDRGDVDVVHMAGGDKAEEDGDKSRDQPGPREFSNQCLIKRNKRTSTFYLYLTLTPSFTDKGKFLLAARRFRTGAYTEYIISLDFSLVDGEVSSGGKALYFSLTSLLIYVCACVFIL